A part of Clostridia bacterium genomic DNA contains:
- a CDS encoding S-layer homology domain-containing protein has translation MKKVISLLLVFLMLAQPVFAADEKVDVLVKNGGNRIEISGIAPCGGQNVTVQMLKPGISEASDLSDIVFQKQVIADENGVFSVAFTAHDSMETGTYPVQFFYESGQKQTISAEYKSTSDLTGDFAVLKETVSPEDTRRIIEKHGTEWNFDFVLYSTLPDASKNVVIEKFTALGGKTVNNLYEARDVFQSASVAVAIAFYPGDFADLVTGIYGENTGLSESEAYKEFSEQIDLKQIGLLLNGRNFENGETAHQAFDIEICLSVIANAKGWFDVDRAIKVMAPLLSLNMDAYTKTPEAIGMALAGKTFNSESFLVAFEREIHKNSDKKIIFEDVFTETDWASASVNALYEAGIVNGVNDGVFQPNGQVTREQFAKMIMAMLGDGEQMTDSGFSDVKSNEWYAPYVAMAKDSGIVNGVSKTAFGVGQPITREQMATMIYRAGQLLGYQTNGTPKIFTDGNTISDYAKDAVDALTAGGVINGMSDGSFAPHSTATRAEAACMIYNLMQKCGYTVRKHTGYQPIAATDPFVTYKNNFNQKNEEIYNNGADKFSHLGWYFVPGGTTTYLAVSPAPAGKNLYEIPFTEKQVKDGAKDMAVAIRAEKSTTAGHFDTKPFPLGYETSKKMRLEMNLYIESDNLSKDYKTFDSQFYSWVHMRGERRMRLFFFTGDGGVYYYGMGNEAIRCGSYAQKKWIHVAADFDAEREVYTLYLDGVAVAKDIPYNNSTFPWDGTGEAEPGLNKVRLRMSLTPDTKGSSITYIDDFILARYTDAPFVLPQIPKNGDEEIKIAFDESIKNETLKYITASVNDKPLSATDIQTDIISFKVSEALKSGDKVMVTVGKWVETSNGVLTGTPQMFSYTVE, from the coding sequence ATGAAAAAAGTAATTTCGTTATTGCTTGTATTTTTGATGCTGGCACAGCCCGTTTTTGCGGCAGACGAAAAGGTGGATGTGCTTGTTAAGAACGGTGGAAACAGAATAGAAATTTCAGGCATAGCACCATGTGGCGGACAAAATGTTACGGTGCAGATGCTAAAGCCCGGTATAAGCGAGGCGTCTGATTTATCGGATATTGTATTCCAAAAGCAGGTTATAGCTGATGAAAACGGTGTGTTTTCTGTTGCATTTACTGCACATGATTCCATGGAAACCGGCACTTATCCGGTGCAGTTCTTTTACGAGAGTGGGCAGAAACAGACAATTTCTGCGGAGTATAAAAGCACATCCGATTTAACCGGTGATTTTGCCGTGTTGAAAGAGACCGTTTCGCCGGAAGATACACGAAGAATCATTGAAAAGCACGGCACAGAATGGAATTTCGATTTTGTGTTGTATAGCACTCTGCCTGATGCTTCTAAAAATGTGGTGATTGAAAAATTTACGGCATTGGGTGGAAAAACGGTGAATAACCTTTATGAAGCACGGGATGTTTTTCAGAGTGCTTCCGTTGCGGTGGCAATTGCGTTTTATCCCGGGGATTTTGCCGACCTGGTAACCGGCATTTACGGTGAAAATACAGGGCTTTCGGAAAGTGAGGCGTACAAGGAATTTTCGGAGCAGATTGACCTAAAGCAAATCGGACTTTTGTTAAACGGAAGGAATTTTGAAAACGGTGAGACCGCTCATCAGGCTTTTGATATAGAGATTTGTCTCTCTGTAATCGCAAATGCAAAAGGCTGGTTTGATGTGGACAGAGCTATAAAAGTGATGGCACCTTTGCTTTCGCTTAATATGGATGCGTATACAAAAACACCCGAAGCAATCGGCATGGCACTGGCGGGCAAAACCTTTAATTCAGAAAGTTTTTTAGTTGCATTTGAGCGGGAAATCCATAAAAATTCGGATAAAAAAATCATTTTTGAAGATGTTTTTACCGAGACGGACTGGGCATCTGCAAGTGTGAATGCTTTATATGAGGCGGGTATTGTAAACGGTGTGAATGACGGCGTTTTTCAGCCGAACGGTCAGGTGACCAGAGAACAGTTTGCAAAAATGATTATGGCAATGCTGGGGGATGGTGAGCAGATGACCGACTCCGGTTTTTCAGATGTTAAAAGCAATGAATGGTATGCTCCGTATGTTGCGATGGCAAAGGACAGCGGAATTGTAAACGGGGTTTCCAAAACGGCGTTTGGTGTCGGACAGCCAATCACCCGTGAGCAGATGGCGACTATGATTTACCGTGCCGGTCAGCTCCTTGGTTATCAGACAAACGGAACACCCAAAATCTTTACGGACGGCAATACAATTTCGGATTATGCAAAGGATGCAGTGGATGCTTTGACTGCAGGCGGTGTTATTAACGGAATGTCTGACGGAAGCTTTGCACCGCACAGTACCGCAACCCGAGCTGAGGCGGCATGCATGATTTACAACCTGATGCAAAAGTGCGGTTACACAGTAAGAAAGCATACAGGCTATCAGCCTATTGCTGCAACCGATCCGTTTGTGACTTATAAAAACAATTTTAATCAAAAAAACGAAGAGATTTACAACAACGGTGCAGATAAATTCTCGCACTTAGGGTGGTATTTTGTACCGGGCGGTACGACCACATATCTTGCGGTTTCGCCTGCGCCTGCTGGCAAAAATTTATACGAAATTCCCTTTACCGAAAAGCAGGTTAAAGATGGTGCAAAGGATATGGCGGTTGCAATTCGGGCGGAAAAATCTACTACGGCAGGGCATTTTGACACGAAGCCTTTTCCGCTTGGTTATGAAACAAGTAAAAAAATGCGCCTGGAAATGAATTTGTATATAGAAAGTGATAATCTCTCTAAAGACTACAAAACTTTTGATTCTCAATTTTATTCCTGGGTACATATGCGCGGCGAAAGAAGAATGCGTTTATTCTTCTTCACCGGTGACGGCGGTGTGTACTATTACGGAATGGGCAATGAAGCGATTCGTTGCGGAAGCTATGCGCAAAAGAAATGGATACATGTAGCAGCGGATTTTGATGCTGAAAGAGAAGTGTATACCTTATATCTTGACGGTGTTGCCGTTGCAAAAGACATTCCATATAACAATTCTACCTTCCCCTGGGACGGTACGGGCGAGGCGGAGCCGGGACTTAACAAAGTCCGCTTGCGTATGTCTCTTACCCCTGATACCAAGGGAAGCTCTATAACCTATATTGATGATTTTATCCTGGCAAGGTACACAGATGCTCCGTTTGTTTTGCCACAAATTCCGAAAAACGGTGATGAAGAAATTAAAATTGCATTTGATGAAAGCATAAAAAATGAAACGTTGAAATATATTACTGCATCCGTAAACGACAAACCGCTTTCTGCAACGGATATACAGACAGACATAATAAGCTTTAAGGTTTCCGAAGCATTAAAGAGTGGAGATAAAGTTATGGTAACGGTCGGTAAATGGGTAGAAACTTCAAATGGTGTACTGACCGGAACACCGCAGATGTTTTCATATACAGTAGAGTAA
- a CDS encoding helix-turn-helix transcriptional regulator, whose product MNTIFYEAIKDSADAVFAEEQIAYSGRLHFHRAFEIAYIIDGRAEYTIEDKTFIAEAGDIVFAHCYYRHTSSDRIPHRKHVIAVPERLTRDIAKLFENKTLPMLLSDKAFNLTLFPCFDALVKNHGKALKITEKGYASVIFGSVASHYDMEDIKRPLRAVSQISEILQFVDDNYTEPLSLESISANFGYNKTYFSRMFNRYIGMSLTDYINMVRYDNFEKLLKNNPENNITSLALECGFSSLATFYRVRNVRNK is encoded by the coding sequence ATGAATACTATCTTTTACGAGGCGATAAAAGATTCTGCAGATGCCGTTTTTGCAGAAGAGCAAATAGCTTACAGCGGACGGTTACATTTTCATCGCGCTTTTGAAATTGCGTATATCATAGACGGCAGAGCCGAGTACACCATAGAGGATAAAACCTTTATAGCAGAAGCAGGCGATATTGTTTTTGCCCATTGTTATTACAGGCATACCAGCTCGGACAGAATACCGCACCGAAAACATGTCATCGCTGTACCTGAGCGCCTGACCCGTGATATCGCCAAGCTTTTTGAAAACAAAACACTGCCTATGTTGCTTTCGGATAAGGCATTTAACCTGACCTTGTTTCCGTGCTTTGATGCTTTGGTGAAAAACCACGGAAAAGCACTTAAAATCACAGAAAAAGGGTATGCAAGTGTAATTTTCGGGTCGGTTGCGTCCCACTACGATATGGAGGACATCAAAAGACCACTAAGAGCCGTATCTCAGATTTCGGAAATTTTGCAATTTGTGGACGATAACTATACCGAACCGCTTTCACTGGAAAGTATTTCTGCGAATTTTGGTTATAACAAAACCTATTTTTCAAGAATGTTTAATCGGTATATCGGTATGTCGCTGACTGATTATATCAACATGGTTCGCTATGATAACTTTGAAAAACTACTTAAAAACAATCCTGAAAACAACATCACAAGCCTTGCCTTAGAGTGCGGTTTTTCTTCGCTCGCAACCTTTTACCGCGTGAGAAATGTGAGAAATAAATAA
- a CDS encoding DUF4838 domain-containing protein, which translates to MRLILAQIGDNQTIRFAVKEIMRLIKTMDNSLVLDVRKYPEKNESVKNALWVGLDGSMKYDQKKDGIFIRVKNGAGIITGANERSVLIAAYRFMYEMGCRYLYPGTDGEKIPKRTLDYADVSADVQETPSYNHRGICIEGAVGYEHVFNTIDWLPKVGMSAFFTQFSTPGIFFRKYYEKFYKDSKDRDFGNEIPNRDIDAMIDSLLCEIETRGLVYHAVGHGWNCAPFGIDDSGWEKFEGEIDESVKNILALRNGKREFFGGVPKNTNLCYSNPYVQNKMTDAVVEYCKNHPAVDYLHFWLADEALNQCECEKCAEKRPSDYYVDMLNMLDEKLSLAGIDTKIVFLIYVDLLFAPEKEKFKNPDRFTLMFAPINRWYSEFYDEIDLDNLPKIPPYIRNKEFNRCGTAINISYLKEWQKHYNGEAFDFDYHLMWDHHADPGYYNVAELMHRDMVALEKLNLDGMVSCQLLRSAFPTGLPQYCMASALWNKSKSFEDVKNEYFTAAFQDNADAVSQYLAEISALFCPNFIRGQVHLFEKEEYVGRCKKVKAVIKDFSEKYIKRYRDLSKEWQYLAVHAMLTDILADAYIAAYSGEKEKVPALKEKFRAYVKQSEKIIDMVCAETSYCRNTLEMYLNRHL; encoded by the coding sequence ATGCGATTGATATTGGCACAAATCGGGGATAACCAAACGATAAGATTTGCCGTAAAAGAAATTATGCGTCTGATTAAAACAATGGACAACTCGCTTGTTTTGGATGTCAGAAAATATCCCGAAAAGAATGAATCGGTTAAAAATGCACTTTGGGTAGGGCTTGACGGCTCTATGAAATATGACCAAAAGAAAGACGGCATTTTTATCAGAGTCAAAAATGGTGCAGGTATAATAACCGGTGCAAATGAACGAAGTGTTCTTATTGCGGCATATCGGTTTATGTACGAGATGGGATGCAGATATCTTTATCCCGGCACAGACGGTGAAAAAATTCCAAAACGGACACTTGATTATGCAGATGTTTCAGCAGACGTACAAGAAACACCAAGCTATAATCACAGAGGTATTTGTATTGAAGGAGCGGTTGGGTATGAGCATGTTTTTAATACCATTGACTGGCTTCCTAAAGTGGGAATGAGTGCTTTCTTCACACAGTTTTCCACTCCCGGCATTTTCTTCCGAAAGTATTATGAAAAGTTTTATAAAGATAGCAAAGACCGTGACTTCGGCAATGAAATTCCAAACCGGGACATTGATGCGATGATTGACTCGCTTTTGTGCGAAATAGAAACAAGAGGTCTTGTTTATCATGCGGTAGGACACGGATGGAATTGTGCACCTTTCGGCATTGATGATTCAGGCTGGGAGAAATTTGAGGGCGAGATAGATGAAAGTGTTAAAAACATTCTTGCGTTGAGAAATGGAAAAAGAGAATTTTTCGGCGGAGTGCCGAAAAACACAAATCTTTGCTATTCCAACCCATATGTGCAAAATAAAATGACGGATGCTGTGGTAGAGTACTGTAAAAATCATCCAGCGGTAGATTATTTGCATTTCTGGCTGGCAGACGAGGCGCTTAATCAGTGTGAGTGTGAGAAATGTGCTGAAAAAAGACCCTCTGACTATTATGTGGATATGCTCAATATGCTGGATGAAAAGCTGAGCTTAGCAGGCATTGATACCAAAATTGTTTTTCTGATATATGTGGATTTGTTGTTTGCACCTGAAAAGGAAAAATTTAAAAATCCCGACAGATTTACGCTTATGTTTGCACCGATTAATCGTTGGTATTCTGAATTTTATGATGAAATTGATTTGGATAATTTGCCGAAAATTCCGCCTTATATACGCAACAAAGAGTTTAACAGATGCGGCACCGCTATAAACATTTCGTATTTGAAAGAGTGGCAAAAGCACTACAATGGCGAAGCTTTTGATTTTGATTATCATCTGATGTGGGACCACCACGCAGATCCGGGATACTATAACGTGGCAGAACTTATGCACAGAGATATGGTTGCATTGGAAAAATTGAATCTTGACGGTATGGTAAGTTGTCAACTGCTTCGTTCTGCTTTTCCGACAGGCTTGCCCCAATATTGTATGGCATCGGCTTTGTGGAATAAGAGCAAAAGCTTTGAAGATGTCAAGAATGAATATTTTACAGCCGCTTTTCAGGATAATGCAGATGCGGTTTCGCAATATCTTGCGGAAATTTCTGCGCTTTTCTGTCCGAATTTTATTCGCGGTCAGGTTCATCTTTTTGAGAAAGAAGAATATGTAGGACGTTGCAAAAAAGTTAAAGCTGTTATAAAGGATTTTTCCGAAAAATATATTAAACGGTACCGGGACTTGTCAAAGGAATGGCAATATTTAGCTGTCCATGCAATGCTTACCGATATTCTTGCAGATGCATACATTGCCGCATACAGCGGTGAAAAGGAAAAAGTTCCTGCTTTGAAAGAAAAGTTTCGTGCTTATGTCAAACAGTCGGAAAAAATAATTGATATGGTTTGCGCTGAAACAAGTTACTGTAGAAATACACTCGAAATGTATTTAAACCGCCATCTGTAA
- a CDS encoding mannonate dehydratase, with amino-acid sequence MILTDYFKSSHDMTWDYAKQCGVEHGVIRLPEDTEFDISDFSHWEKVYKDFVDFGIKPIVIEPMPNELHDHIKIGDEYRDACIEKVIKMFEYMDKLDIRTICFNWMAHIGWLRTSDSIEERGGALVTGFDLSDFKEVDKKITATELWNNYEYFIKAAIPYAEKFNIKLALHPDDPPLEKLGTVERIMINYENIKKAINIVDSKNLGVTMCQATYLMMGEDLYDIIPKLRDKIFFIHFRNTTGNKTCFRETFHDNGEIEMGKILKLYQSLGINVPIRVDHVPAMAGETDGDGYTALGRLYAIGYLKGLLEGLEA; translated from the coding sequence ATGATTTTAACAGATTACTTTAAGAGCAGTCACGATATGACATGGGACTATGCAAAACAGTGCGGCGTAGAACACGGTGTTATCCGCTTGCCTGAGGACACAGAATTTGATATTTCAGATTTTTCGCATTGGGAAAAGGTATATAAGGATTTTGTCGATTTTGGGATAAAACCAATTGTTATAGAGCCAATGCCCAATGAATTACATGACCACATCAAAATTGGCGATGAATATCGTGATGCATGCATTGAAAAAGTAATTAAAATGTTTGAGTATATGGACAAGCTCGACATTCGCACCATTTGCTTTAACTGGATGGCACATATTGGATGGCTGAGGACGTCGGATAGCATCGAAGAACGCGGTGGTGCTTTGGTTACCGGATTTGATTTGAGTGACTTTAAAGAAGTTGACAAAAAAATAACTGCAACAGAATTATGGAATAACTATGAATACTTTATAAAAGCTGCAATTCCATATGCTGAAAAATTCAATATAAAGCTTGCCTTACATCCTGATGATCCGCCATTGGAAAAGTTAGGAACGGTTGAACGAATAATGATAAATTATGAAAATATAAAAAAAGCTATCAACATAGTTGATAGTAAAAACCTTGGTGTTACCATGTGTCAGGCAACCTACCTGATGATGGGCGAAGATTTATATGACATCATTCCAAAACTTCGTGACAAAATTTTCTTTATCCATTTCAGAAATACCACAGGGAACAAAACCTGCTTTCGTGAAACATTCCACGATAACGGAGAAATTGAAATGGGTAAAATTTTAAAACTCTATCAAAGTCTTGGTATAAATGTCCCCATCCGTGTAGATCATGTTCCTGCTATGGCAGGCGAAACAGACGGAGACGGCTATACAGCGTTGGGCAGATTGTATGCCATTGGCTATTTAAAAGGCTTACTGGAGGGACTTGAAGCGTGA
- a CDS encoding helix-turn-helix transcriptional regulator: MNPLTQYEKSNFQKQNSPILFSIWQERGYFSAHWHEHTEILFFKTNGYKVTVNGTTYETQKGDMLLINGYEPHSSVRLEDETIFYVLRINTSFLADASFQNYSFPTRIQGDHVIRDYFDKLCEESTLQEPGYELELKGITYRLLCHLLRNYKSGQLSPEEISLKQNKLRKINSILEYIAAHYSNPLTTADLAKQFHLNEQYFCRYFKKETGQSVTGYINQYRSEIAASFLKESDYSITEIALLVGFTDSNYFARIFKKYTGVSPREYKKTLGIHLI; this comes from the coding sequence ATGAATCCTTTAACGCAATACGAAAAAAGTAATTTCCAAAAACAAAATTCCCCAATCCTTTTTAGTATTTGGCAAGAAAGAGGTTATTTCAGTGCGCATTGGCATGAACACACCGAAATTCTTTTTTTTAAGACTAACGGCTATAAAGTCACTGTAAACGGAACTACCTACGAAACCCAAAAAGGCGATATGCTGCTCATTAACGGCTATGAGCCTCATTCCTCGGTACGCCTGGAGGATGAAACCATTTTTTACGTACTCCGAATCAATACTTCCTTTTTAGCTGATGCCTCCTTTCAGAATTATTCCTTTCCCACACGCATACAAGGTGATCACGTCATTCGGGACTATTTTGACAAGTTGTGCGAGGAAAGCACACTGCAAGAGCCCGGGTATGAACTGGAATTAAAAGGAATCACTTACAGGCTTTTGTGCCACTTACTCAGAAACTATAAATCAGGGCAATTATCCCCAGAAGAGATTTCCCTGAAACAAAATAAATTGCGGAAAATTAACAGCATTTTAGAGTACATCGCCGCCCACTATTCCAATCCGCTTACCACCGCCGATCTGGCAAAGCAGTTTCATTTGAATGAGCAGTATTTTTGCCGCTATTTTAAAAAGGAAACGGGTCAGTCGGTCACCGGCTACATCAATCAGTATCGCTCGGAAATAGCCGCATCATTTTTAAAGGAATCCGATTACAGCATTACCGAAATTGCACTATTGGTCGGTTTTACCGATTCCAACTATTTCGCCAGAATTTTCAAAAAATATACCGGAGTTTCCCCGAGAGAGTATAAAAAAACACTTGGCATTCATTTAATTTAA
- a CDS encoding exo-alpha-sialidase, which yields MSKRIACEMLYHCKDEKYSEAIRQFQGCPTIAITQKGRIFMGWYAGGTREPHMENYNLLIYSDDNGKTWSEPVLIIPSNKELCIHALDIQLFVSPQGKLFVYWVQNNTVKSDEQCYHWVDGYIFADFHHAQWLTVCDEPDAEVPTFSAPRYVDSGFLRCKTTVLSDGRWFNCNYDQITDCYGYSISEDKGETFKRHYGAKKIETPCDETMVYERKDGSLHMLARNTTGYLAETVSEDGGKTWSETKLTDIENPNTRFFIARTPSGRILLVNNDCKDKRILMTVYLSEDDGKTFKYKKCIYEENSSYPDVDFYDGKIYLVFDHGRTEEKEILFCSFTEEDIMNDRTIEVKIVSKP from the coding sequence ATGTCAAAACGAATTGCGTGTGAAATGCTTTATCATTGCAAAGATGAAAAATACAGCGAAGCTATCCGCCAATTTCAGGGTTGTCCTACCATAGCGATTACGCAAAAGGGCAGAATCTTTATGGGGTGGTACGCCGGAGGTACAAGAGAACCGCATATGGAAAACTATAATTTGCTGATTTACAGTGATGACAACGGAAAAACCTGGTCGGAGCCTGTTTTAATTATTCCAAGCAATAAAGAGCTTTGTATACATGCGCTTGATATTCAGCTTTTTGTATCACCCCAGGGTAAGCTTTTTGTGTATTGGGTGCAAAATAACACGGTTAAGTCTGATGAACAGTGCTATCATTGGGTGGACGGATATATTTTTGCGGATTTTCATCATGCACAATGGTTGACTGTTTGTGATGAACCGGATGCCGAAGTGCCGACTTTCAGCGCGCCTCGGTATGTTGACAGTGGTTTTCTGCGTTGCAAAACAACCGTTTTGTCTGACGGCAGATGGTTTAATTGCAATTATGACCAAATTACCGATTGTTACGGTTACAGTATTTCAGAGGACAAGGGTGAAACCTTTAAAAGACACTATGGGGCGAAGAAAATTGAAACGCCTTGTGACGAAACCATGGTGTATGAGCGAAAAGACGGTTCTTTACATATGCTCGCACGAAACACCACCGGCTATCTTGCGGAAACTGTGTCGGAAGACGGTGGCAAAACCTGGTCAGAAACCAAGCTTACAGATATAGAAAATCCCAATACAAGATTTTTTATTGCAAGAACACCGTCAGGGAGAATTTTACTTGTAAATAACGATTGTAAAGATAAGAGAATTCTTATGACTGTATATCTTTCCGAAGATGACGGCAAGACATTTAAATACAAAAAATGTATTTATGAAGAAAATTCTTCCTATCCGGACGTGGATTTTTACGATGGTAAAATTTATTTGGTATTTGACCACGGCAGAACGGAAGAAAAAGAAATTCTCTTTTGTTCTTTTACGGAAGAGGATATCATGAATGATAGAACGATCGAAGTAAAAATTGTAAGTAAGCCTTAA
- a CDS encoding helix-turn-helix domain-containing protein, which translates to MIGSVQKAVKILNTISEEKNRPVSLLHINKITGINKSTCSHIISTLESEGFVKKISHSKGYVLGPAAYCLSRHGRYENEFVSTCHPLINWLHKKTGYSVILAVIEGGQKYTIDYIETEKILPESSEIMPDDIYRTATGRIIMANMNKDDIKRVFEKNGIPPEGHWDEVTSFDTLNAELSEIDKNGIVQTHNARNDGKITLGYAAAVFRYTKCVGAIGIAVLCTREEYDHFEEKEKLIKQNIIKARTEIGRRLKYS; encoded by the coding sequence ATGATAGGTTCTGTACAAAAAGCAGTAAAGATTCTCAATACAATTTCCGAAGAGAAAAACAGACCGGTTTCTCTTTTGCATATAAACAAGATTACGGGAATCAACAAATCAACCTGCTCACACATAATATCCACACTTGAATCAGAAGGCTTTGTTAAAAAGATTTCTCACTCAAAGGGTTATGTACTTGGCCCTGCAGCATATTGTCTTTCGAGACATGGAAGGTATGAAAATGAATTTGTATCCACATGCCACCCATTGATAAACTGGCTCCATAAAAAAACAGGATATTCTGTAATTCTTGCTGTAATTGAAGGAGGTCAGAAATATACAATAGATTATATTGAGACCGAAAAAATACTTCCAGAATCTTCAGAGATTATGCCCGACGACATATATCGCACCGCAACAGGCAGAATTATAATGGCAAATATGAATAAGGATGATATAAAAAGAGTTTTTGAAAAAAACGGAATTCCGCCTGAAGGACACTGGGATGAAGTTACATCCTTTGATACATTGAATGCTGAACTTTCGGAGATTGATAAAAACGGTATCGTACAGACACACAATGCAAGAAATGATGGCAAAATTACACTTGGTTATGCTGCCGCCGTTTTCAGATATACCAAATGCGTAGGTGCAATCGGCATTGCTGTTTTATGCACAAGAGAAGAGTATGATCATTTTGAGGAAAAAGAAAAGCTTATAAAGCAGAATATTATAAAAGCAAGAACAGAAATAGGCAGACGCCTTAAATATTCATAG
- a CDS encoding cellulase family glycosylhydrolase, with product MKIKCYERIERELKEKPKSIYLVDENKKVIELFSYEYQPVRIEYDNEGIEHLYPEGDICHKIRFTLKSKGKYILQITFESGESKNEEFVAEENIDDGYIEVSKKDRRYFSYSSGKDFYPIGVNLAFPRACGVSNGKEFGLSGKFNYMGLRQYERWFKKCAENGVNLVRIWVGHPYFSPDTQNADEYKWEQFAKLDMIVEMAKKYRIKLKITLEQFRWFYYDKSENSYIFEMFNKNFYLNGEKCSSAKEWLTEDKWKKEWLKKVEEYAKRYAGDTVIFAIELWNEMNAMGEESGNIIKWNEEMLPKVKKLFPDHLVVNSNGSLDCEETLDVYNEFPWGKCDFKQMHRYLDQGGKYIDTTRHPVEVIQEGMKMIKDDTMPFIVAETGAVNNNHSGEFKYYSCDDRGIIFVDCVYTPVFLGSASCGHIWHWDQRYVESKNLYKYFKPLADMVSEIDFQNEEFESIDFSDDEAYIFILKGKTVSLGFIRNKSDCWQKVLRDFKSTTVIKEKEISFNGTSIKEFKIWEDDSTKISVGDEKVKFENLLYGTIFKIM from the coding sequence ATGAAAATTAAATGCTATGAAAGAATCGAAAGGGAATTGAAAGAAAAACCTAAAAGTATTTATCTTGTTGATGAAAATAAAAAAGTGATAGAACTTTTTTCGTATGAATATCAACCTGTGCGAATTGAATATGATAACGAGGGAATTGAACATCTTTATCCGGAGGGAGACATTTGTCATAAAATAAGATTTACGCTAAAAAGTAAAGGCAAATATATTTTGCAGATAACTTTTGAATCCGGAGAGAGCAAAAATGAAGAATTTGTTGCAGAAGAGAATATTGATGATGGGTATATCGAAGTCAGCAAGAAGGACAGACGATATTTTTCCTATTCATCCGGAAAAGATTTTTATCCTATTGGTGTAAACCTGGCATTTCCAAGGGCTTGCGGAGTGTCAAATGGGAAAGAGTTTGGTCTTAGTGGTAAGTTTAATTATATGGGATTACGACAATACGAGCGTTGGTTTAAAAAATGTGCGGAAAACGGTGTTAATCTTGTAAGAATATGGGTAGGACATCCATATTTTTCACCTGATACCCAAAATGCCGATGAGTATAAGTGGGAACAGTTTGCCAAGCTTGACATGATTGTAGAGATGGCAAAAAAATACCGGATTAAATTGAAAATCACATTGGAGCAGTTCAGATGGTTTTACTACGACAAATCAGAAAATAGTTATATTTTCGAAATGTTTAATAAAAATTTCTATTTAAATGGTGAAAAATGCTCTTCTGCAAAAGAATGGCTCACAGAAGATAAGTGGAAAAAAGAATGGCTTAAAAAAGTGGAGGAATATGCAAAAAGATATGCGGGAGATACCGTAATTTTTGCGATTGAGCTTTGGAATGAGATGAATGCCATGGGAGAAGAAAGTGGAAATATTATAAAATGGAATGAAGAAATGCTTCCGAAGGTTAAGAAGCTTTTTCCTGACCACTTAGTTGTAAATTCAAACGGAAGTTTAGACTGTGAGGAAACTCTTGATGTGTATAATGAGTTCCCGTGGGGGAAATGTGATTTTAAGCAGATGCATCGATATCTTGACCAGGGTGGAAAATATATTGATACTACAAGACATCCCGTTGAAGTAATACAAGAAGGAATGAAGATGATTAAAGATGACACCATGCCATTTATAGTGGCAGAAACGGGTGCTGTCAATAACAATCATAGTGGCGAGTTTAAATATTACTCATGTGATGACAGAGGAATTATATTTGTGGATTGTGTTTATACCCCGGTTTTTTTGGGGAGTGCGTCATGCGGACATATATGGCATTGGGACCAAAGATATGTGGAATCGAAAAATTTATATAAATATTTCAAACCCCTTGCAGATATGGTTTCGGAAATTGATTTTCAGAATGAAGAGTTTGAAAGTATAGATTTTTCTGATGATGAAGCATATATATTTATTTTAAAAGGTAAGACTGTAAGTCTTGGATTTATCAGAAACAAGTCGGATTGCTGGCAAAAAGTGTTAAGGGACTTTAAGAGTACAACTGTAATAAAAGAAAAAGAAATCTCTTTTAATGGCACAAGCATAAAAGAATTTAAGATTTGGGAAGATGACAGCACAAAAATAAGTGTTGGTGACGAAAAAGTAAAATTTGAAAATTTATTATACGGAACAATTTTTAAGATTATGTAA